One genomic window of Cottoperca gobio chromosome 10, fCotGob3.1, whole genome shotgun sequence includes the following:
- the ablim3 gene encoding actin-binding LIM protein 3 isoform X6: protein MSSSAYHQGSVGSERRPEPIRCQRCREVCKGEVVRVQDIHFHVKCFTCTVCNCDLARSGFFQKKGEYICTADYQRLYGTRCDRCDSFITGEVVSALGRTYHPKCFVCSVCSKPFPIGDRVTFSGKDCVCQQCSRTLAKPNEPIKIHGPSHCAGCRAEIKQGQSLLALEKQWHVSCFRCRTCNIVLTGEYISKDGVPYCEADYHAQYGVKCETCCRYISGRVLEAGGKHYHPTCARCSRCNLMFKEGEEMYLTGCEVWHPLCKQAARAERRLRHRRLSEASISPPGSSIGSPNRVICSLGTLSPYSQDYDSLDIKQRRCSSPGYIDSPTYSRQGMSPIMPRSPQHYAYAGSESGRSSPYYGQEERSSTPTTNQPPKHFHVPATREPNIYRKPPIYTKTATKSRTSEDILRSSRLSTYSPEPYTQTESDYYPYASSPRAYRVPRRRFSTGGDEESWSHSLQRIGSGIGRLILKEEMKARSGSYDNDPWGSARNSRCGSKETLNTTGYGTTAYNNTVNGSPRSQYSADNDFVCKSASLPGYGRNGIQRPQSADCYQYQYDSGSEGNWGSREYTIYPYEALIVTTRGRNRLPKDADRARLERHLSPEEFLQVFGMTVEDFDRLALWKRNDLKKQARLF from the exons CTTATCACCAAGGCTCTGTGGGCAGTGAACGAAGACCTGAACCAATCCGGTGCCAGCGATGTCGTGAAGTATGCAAAGGAGAGGTGGTGCGAGTACAAGACATCCACTTTCATGTCAAGTGTTTCACCTGCACCG TGTGTAACTGTGATCTGGCACGATCTGGCTTCTTCCAGAAGAAGGGCGAGTACATCTGCACGGCAGACTATCAGCGCCTGTACGGTACACGCTGCGACCGCTGTGACAGCTTCATCACGGGAGAGGTGGTCTCCGCTCTGGGGCGCACGTACCACCCCAAGTGCTTTGTCTGCAGTGTCTGCAG TAAACCCTTCCCCATCGGAGACAGAGTGACGTTCAGTGGAAAGGACTGCGTGTGCCAGCAGTGCTCCCGCACACTCGCCAAGCCAAATGAACCGATCAAGATCCACGGGCCCAGCC ACTGTGCCGGGTGTAGAGCCGAGATCAAGCAGGGTCAGTCTCTCCTGGCGCTGGAGAAGCAGTGGCACGTCAGCTGCTTCAGATGTCGGACCTGCAACATAGTCCTCACCGGAGAGTACATCAGCAA GGATGGAGTGCCATACTGTGAGGCAGATTACCACGCCCAGTACGGGGTGAAGTGTGAGACCTGCTGCAGATACATCAGTGGAAGGGTTCTGGAG gCGGGAGGGAAGCACTACCATCCGACCTGCGCTCGATGCTCCCGCTGTAACCTGATGttcaaagagggagaggaaatgtACCTGACAG GTTGTGAGGTGTGGCACCCATTATGCAAGCAGGCAGCGAGGGCAGAGAGGAGGCTCAGG CACAGACGCCTGTCAGAGGCCTCCATCTCCCCACCGGGCTCCTCCATAGGCTCTCCCAATAGGGTTATATGC TCACTTGGGACACTCTCTCCCTATTCTCAG GACTACGACAGCCTGGATATAAAGCAGAGGCGGTGCTCCAGTCCAGGTTACATTGACTCGCCGACGTATAGCCGTCAAGGCATGTCACCCATCATGCCTCGCTCTCCGCAGCACTATGCCTACGCTG GCTCTGAGAGTGGCAGGAGTTCACCTTATTACGGCCAAGAGGAGCGGTCAAGCACACCAACCACAAACCAGCCCCCTAAACATTTTCATGTACCAG ccACAAGGGAGCCCAACATCTACAGGAAGCCTCCCATCTATACGAAAACGG CCACAAAAAGCAGGACCAGCGAGGACATCCTCCGATCCTCCAGACTGTCCACCTACTCTCCTGAGCCATACACCCAGACAGAGTCTGACTACTACCCGTACGCCAGCTCCCCCAGGG CCTATCGGGTGCCGAGAAGACGCTTCTCgacaggaggagatgaagagagctGGAGTCACAGTCTTCAAAGA ATCGGGAGTGGCATAGGGAGGTTGATCCTaaaggaggagatgaaagcaAGATCTGGTTCCTATGACAACGACCCCTGGGGCAGTGCGAGGAATTCTCGTTGTGGGAGCAAGGAAACACTCAACACTACAGGCTACGGCACCACGGCGTACAACAACACCGTCAACGGAT CTCCCAGGTCTCAGTACAGTGCTGATAATG ATTTTGTTTGTAAGTCCGCCTCGCTCCCTGGATACGGACGCAACGGCATCCAGAGG cctcagagTGCAGATTGCTACCAGTACCAGTACGACAGTGGCAGCGAGGGCAACTGGGGAAGCCGAG AATATACG ATTTACCCCTATGAGGCGCTTATTGTCACCACCAGAGGTCGCAACAGGCTGCCCAAAGATGCAGACCGAGCCAGACTGGAG CGTCACCTGTCGCCAGAGGAGTTCCTCCAAGTGTTCGGCATGACTGTGGAGGATTTTGACCGGCTGGCTCTGTGGAAGAGAAATGATCTCAAGAAACAGGCCCGACTGTTTTAA